The Pan paniscus chromosome 12, NHGRI_mPanPan1-v2.0_pri, whole genome shotgun sequence genome window below encodes:
- the RPL31 gene encoding large ribosomal subunit protein eL31 isoform X2 produces MAPAKKGGEKKKGRSAINEVVTREYTINIHKRIHGVGFKKRAPRALKEIRKFAMKEMGTPDVRIDTRLNKAVWAKGIRNVPYRIRVRLSRKRNEDEDSPNKLYTLVTYVPVTTFKNLQTVNVDEN; encoded by the exons ATGGCTCCCGCAAAGAAGGGTGGCGAGAAGAAAAAGGGCCGTTCTGCCATCAACGAAGTGGTAACCCGAGAATACACCATCAACATTCACAAGCGCATCCATGGAGT GGGCTTCAAGAAGCGTGCACCTCGGGCACTCAAAGAGATTCGGAAATTTGCCATGAAGGAGATGGGAACTCCAGATGTGCGCATTGACACCAGGCTCAACAAAGCTGTCTGGGCCAAAGGAATAAG GAATGTGCCATACCGAATCCGTGTGCGGCTGTCCAGAAAACGTAATGAGGATGAAGATTCACCAAATAAGCTATATACTTTGGTTACCTATGTACCTGTTACCACTTTCAAAA ATCTACAGACAGTCAATGTGGATGAGAACTAA
- the RPL31 gene encoding large ribosomal subunit protein eL31 isoform X1, translating into MAPAKKGGEKKKGRSAINEVVTREYTINIHKRIHGVGFKKRAPRALKEIRKFAMKEMGTPDVRIDTRLNKAVWAKGIRNVPYRIRVRLSRKRNEDEDSPNKLYTLVTYVPVTTFKIPVLNSVTVTKSP; encoded by the exons ATGGCTCCCGCAAAGAAGGGTGGCGAGAAGAAAAAGGGCCGTTCTGCCATCAACGAAGTGGTAACCCGAGAATACACCATCAACATTCACAAGCGCATCCATGGAGT GGGCTTCAAGAAGCGTGCACCTCGGGCACTCAAAGAGATTCGGAAATTTGCCATGAAGGAGATGGGAACTCCAGATGTGCGCATTGACACCAGGCTCAACAAAGCTGTCTGGGCCAAAGGAATAAG GAATGTGCCATACCGAATCCGTGTGCGGCTGTCCAGAAAACGTAATGAGGATGAAGATTCACCAAATAAGCTATATACTTTGGTTACCTATGTACCTGTTACCACTTTCAAAA